The following proteins are encoded in a genomic region of Streptomyces sp. SLBN-31:
- a CDS encoding STAS domain-containing protein produces MTPVQLTLAPERTADGTALLTVTGEIDMSNSGRLADALDRLPGHVVLDLTGVDYLDSAGLNVLFARAERIEVIADTLLRPLLTVSGLADLVPVRPAPGR; encoded by the coding sequence GTGACGCCTGTGCAGCTGACACTCGCCCCAGAACGAACCGCCGACGGAACCGCGCTGCTGACCGTCACGGGCGAGATCGACATGAGCAACAGCGGCCGGCTCGCCGACGCGCTCGATCGCCTGCCCGGGCATGTCGTCCTCGACCTGACCGGCGTGGACTACCTCGACAGCGCCGGCCTGAACGTGCTGTTCGCCCGAGCCGAGCGCATCGAGGTGATCGCCGACACGCTGCTGCGGCCGCTGCTCACGGTCTCCGGCCTCGCCGACCTGGTCCCGGTGCGGCCCGCCCCCGGCCGGTAA